The proteins below come from a single Miscanthus floridulus cultivar M001 chromosome 1, ASM1932011v1, whole genome shotgun sequence genomic window:
- the LOC136469731 gene encoding uncharacterized protein: MLAEYSGATTEFPVYNMTQMIRHSTPTAPSQSRRRPEVPESTAQQDEIIRGITATEEEQLEAQQERSDPSDSSDDDYRPIPQMPTRQHDHEAGSSSSAPPASQTNPALIAILEWMRQDQALLLLLKYWEDLLCKLNKMRRYMRIVVSLAGSCLSAAIPLLSSIKETTCLVALDVAENATISIAKVEEAYKCECQSKGVIEEAIQFLSFDELLDGTDATEDVDENRLLPAMNKLWPYLVICLRNKISVPVVTKCTEVLSRAIGISGGDFYVRRFHKDGSTAGRLLALSPFGRMSKMDGKAIILPYWDTSLTSEKPMAEISSQKIQITVLDMIAAISSNKRSAVALESVLAPVCGLLVCI, from the exons atgcttgctgagtacagtggtgccaccacagagtttcctgtctataacatgacacagatgaTCAGGCACAGTACACCTACAGCACCCAGTCAGTCACGTCGACGTCCTGAGGTGCCAGAGTctacagcccagcaggatgagatcatcaggggtattacagctactgaggaggagcaactTGAGGCTCAGCAGGAGAGGAGCGatcctagtgacagctcagatgatgattaccggcctattcctcagatgcctacaCGTCagcatgaccatgaggccggcagCTCTAGCTCAGCACCACCTGCCTCGCAGACCAACCCTGCTCTCattgctatacttgagtggatgaggcaggaccag gctttgttgttgttgttgaaataCTGGGAGGATTTACTTTGTAAGCTAAATAAGATGAGAAGATATATGAGAATAGTTGTGTCTCTTGCAGGCTCTTGTTTGTCAGCTGCCATCCCACTTCTCTCTTCGATTAAGGAAACGACATGTCTTGTGGCCCTTGACGTTGCGGAG AATGCCACTATATCTATTGCCAAGGTTGAGGAGGCTTATAAGTGTGAGTGTCAAAGCAAAGGAGTTATTGAGGAGGCCATCCAGTTTCTTTCATTTGACGAGCTTCTTGATGGTACAGATGCTACTGAAGATGTCGATGAAAATAGGCTACTCCCAGCAATGAACAAACTATGGCCTTACTTGGTTATCTGTCTAAGGAACAAGATCTCAGTG CCGGTTGTTACGAAGTGCACCGAAGTGTTGAGTAGAGCAATTGGCATATCTGGCGGCGATTTTTATGTACGCCGGTTTCATAAGGATGGATCTACTGCTGGGAGGTTGCTG gccttatcTCCGTTCGGACGAATGTCAAAGATGGATGGAAAAGCAATAATTTTACCATATTGGGATACCTCGCTTACCTCAGAGAAACCTATGGCGGAGATCTCCAGCCAAAAGATTCAGATTACAGTCCTGGACATGATCGCTGCAATATCTTCGAACAAGAGAAGTGCTGTTGCACTAGAAAGTGTACTGGCCCCTGT